In Panicum virgatum strain AP13 chromosome 4N, P.virgatum_v5, whole genome shotgun sequence, a single window of DNA contains:
- the LOC120669277 gene encoding UDP-glycosyltransferase 83A1-like, whose protein sequence is MVTATTSPPHAIVIPYPAQGHVIPHLELAHALVDRGFTVTFVNSEFNHHRVLAAMADTTATTGLLGRIRLVAVPDGMEPGEDRNNLVRLTVLMAEHMAPRVEDLISRSHAETDEPITCMMTDYSLGTWTLDIARRTRIKSAAVWPASAAVLASLLSIPKLIQDNIIDSKDGSALMQGTFKLSPDMPIMHTAHLAWNCIGNHQGQDALFRNVFGCVRAVEKCDLLLCNSFLGAEEATFAQFPKVVPIGPLLTGERRGRAVGHFWRPEDDACVSWLDAQPARSVVYVAFGSFTMFDTRQFQELALGLELCGRPFLWVVRPDIVHGDVHDYPPGFLDRVGGAGGRGKLVAWSPQQQVLAHPAVACFVTHCGWNSTMEGVRNGVPFLAWPYFADQFVNQLYICDVWKVGLRAEADESGVITKEHIASRVEELMSCASMRDRVEAMKKVALESLKEGGSSHDNFDMFVRAMKE, encoded by the exons ATGGTAACGGCGACGACGTCTCCCCCCCACGCGATCGTCATCCCGTACCCAGCGCAGGGACATGTCATCCCGCACCTGGAGCTCGCGCACGCGCTCGTCGACAGGGGCTTCACGGTCACTTTCGTGAACTCCGAGTTCAACCACCACCGCGTCCTTGCAGCCATGGCGGACACGACGGCGACGACCGGGCTGCTGGGCCGCATCAGGCTCGTGGCGGTGCCGGACGGCATGGAGCCCGGGGAGGACAGGAACAACCTCGTCAGGCTGACCGTCCTCATGGCAGAGCACATGGCGCCGCGGGTGGAGGACCTCATCAGCCGGAGCCATGCCGAGACCGATGAGCCGATCACGTGCATGATGACGGACTACAGCCTCGGCACGTGGACGCTGGACATCGCGCGGAGGACCAGGATAAAGTCGGCCGCCGTCtggccggcctccgccgcggtGCTGGCGAGCCTTCTGAGCATCCCCAAGCTGATTCAGGACAACATCATCGACTCCAAAGATG GGTCGGCACTGATGCAAGGCACATTCAAGCTGTCCCCCGACATGCCCATCATGCACACCGCCCACCTCGCGTGGAACTGCATCGGCAACCACCAAGGCCAGGACGCTCTCTTCCGGAACGTCTTCGGTTGCGTCCGCGCCGTCGAGAAGTGCGACTTGCTCCTCTGCAACTCGTTCCTCGGCGCCGAGGAGGCGACCTTCGCGCAGTTCCCCAAGGTCGTCCCCATCGGCCCGCTCCTCACGGGGGAGCGCCGCGGCAGGGCGGTGGGGCACTTCTGGCGGCCCGAGGACGACGCGTGCGTCTCGTGGCTCGACGCGCAGCCGGCGAGGTCCGTCGTGTACGTCGCCTTCGGCAGCTTCACCATGTTCGACACGCGCCAGTTCCAGGAGCTCGCGCTGGGGCTGGAGCTCTGCGGCCGGCCGTTCCTCTGGGTGGTGCGCCCGGACATCGTGCACGGCGACGTCCACGACTACCCTCCAGGTTTCCTCGACCGCGTCGGTggtgccggcggccgcggcaagcTGGTGGCGTGGTcgccgcagcagcaggtgcTGGCGCACCCCGCGGTGGCGTGCTTCGTGACGCACTGCGGATGGAACTCGACCATGGAGGGCGTCCGCAACGGGGTGCCGTTCCTGGCGTGGCCCTACTTCGCCGACCAGTTCGTCAACCAGTTGTACATCTGTGACGTCTGGAAGGTCGGGCTCCGGGCCGAGGCCGACGAGTCGGGCGTGATCACCAAGGAGCACATCGCGAGCAGGGTGGAGGAGCTGATGAGCTGCGCGAGCATGAGGGACAGGGTGGaggccatgaagaaggttgCGCTTGAGAGCTTGAAGGAAGGGGGCTCCTCCCACGACAACTTCGACATGTTTGTTCGGGCCATGAAGGAATGA